One genomic region from Desertibacillus haloalkaliphilus encodes:
- a CDS encoding phage protein: MRRVELYIGDIRFTFPEFTIYFRVEYDDSEDLNDAEIKIYNLSDETKNRIKKGMDVILNAGYEGDVGNIFFGRIEEAKTTKQRTDKITKILAIDASEEWLNNTINKTYKAGIRASQILQDIISVSGLSVGVVQLAKDITYQRGRTINGRIPNVVSQISKDCDSKVTITKGLIYIREGEQGDDIRFLFNAQRGLIGTPERFEDDDASGYEVTSLLNHRVQTDSLINVQSSTANGQYRVRKVVFTANRRDFYCDMEVVG; encoded by the coding sequence ATGCGAAGGGTTGAATTGTATATAGGGGATATTCGGTTCACGTTTCCCGAATTCACGATCTATTTTCGAGTAGAATATGACGATTCAGAGGACTTAAACGATGCTGAGATTAAGATATATAACCTATCAGATGAGACGAAAAACCGCATAAAAAAAGGCATGGATGTCATTTTAAATGCTGGTTATGAGGGTGATGTAGGTAATATCTTTTTTGGGCGTATAGAAGAAGCGAAAACCACAAAGCAGCGTACCGACAAAATCACTAAAATTCTCGCCATCGATGCTAGCGAGGAATGGCTCAACAACACAATCAATAAGACGTACAAAGCTGGCATAAGAGCTAGCCAAATACTACAAGACATAATATCTGTGAGTGGGTTATCAGTCGGTGTTGTGCAATTAGCGAAGGACATCACGTATCAAAGAGGGCGTACCATTAACGGCAGAATACCTAATGTTGTTTCGCAGATATCTAAAGACTGTGATTCCAAAGTGACAATCACAAAAGGTCTAATCTACATTCGTGAAGGTGAACAAGGTGATGATATCAGGTTCTTATTCAATGCTCAACGTGGTTTGATAGGTACGCCTGAGAGATTCGAAGATGATGACGCAAGTGGTTATGAAGTCACATCGTTGCTCAATCACCGTGTCCAGACAGATTCACTTATCAACGTGCAATCATCGACAGCAAACGGTCAATACAGGGTGAGGAAGGTTGTATTTACAGCAAATAGGCGTGACTTTTACTGCGATATGGAGGTGGTTGGATAA
- a CDS encoding phage neck terminator protein: protein MIDYVGIRTLIGSELYKYMNIPVIMSDQPGDKPSYPYIGYKIITPYIRKSYSPHETVIKENGQAFLLVQTQPKMTISINAYDKSIDGATQRALQAHEWFSYLGRNRLKDSSVVVVETRDLENRDIVLEDVQYERRVGFDVTLRVNDILKVPIEEFESVEINNMTIRSDDNAIK, encoded by the coding sequence ATGATTGATTATGTTGGCATTCGCACATTGATAGGGAGCGAATTATATAAATATATGAATATCCCTGTTATCATGTCTGATCAACCTGGTGACAAGCCTTCTTATCCATATATAGGTTATAAAATCATTACACCATACATCAGAAAGAGTTACTCACCACACGAAACAGTAATAAAAGAAAATGGACAGGCGTTTTTGTTGGTCCAAACGCAACCTAAAATGACCATAAGCATCAACGCCTACGACAAATCAATTGATGGAGCCACTCAGAGAGCATTGCAAGCTCATGAGTGGTTTTCTTACTTAGGTAGGAATCGATTAAAAGACAGCAGCGTTGTAGTCGTGGAGACGCGCGATTTAGAGAACAGAGATATTGTTCTTGAGGATGTTCAATATGAAAGGAGGGTTGGATTCGATGTAACACTTCGAGTAAATGACATATTAAAGGTACCAATTGAAGAGTTTGAAAGCGTCGAGATTAACAATATGACAATTAGGAGTGATGATAATGCCATTAAGTGA
- a CDS encoding Gp138 family membrane-puncturing spike protein, with amino-acid sequence MDQVKTIRICRIEKFDAATMTADITILQTEAGLNNEVFNVPVSHMSFGDFVIRPSYKRGDLVIVGFSDTAIDDVLISANQQESDITERFREEDAIVLQGINSMKQTLPSDHSNDLVIAKKDFSSKIVIKDNNDIVLEASGSILLGESASEGVPLGNQLKQWLDAHQHDITALKNAFDNHTHEYSWTNSGGNGTTSSPSTSFPSSTSDPTSGSPDSSEKVKI; translated from the coding sequence ATGGACCAAGTCAAGACAATTAGAATATGCAGGATAGAGAAATTTGATGCTGCTACGATGACCGCTGACATCACGATCTTACAAACGGAAGCGGGACTGAATAACGAGGTTTTCAATGTTCCGGTTAGTCACATGTCATTTGGCGACTTTGTTATCCGGCCATCATATAAACGTGGCGATCTAGTTATTGTCGGTTTCTCTGATACGGCAATAGACGACGTACTAATAAGTGCTAATCAGCAAGAGTCAGACATTACAGAGCGTTTTAGAGAAGAAGATGCCATTGTGTTACAAGGGATCAACAGCATGAAACAGACGTTACCTAGTGATCACTCAAATGATCTAGTTATTGCAAAGAAAGACTTTTCATCAAAAATTGTCATTAAAGATAATAACGACATCGTATTAGAGGCGTCTGGCTCCATCCTGTTGGGCGAATCAGCAAGTGAAGGGGTTCCGTTAGGTAATCAGTTAAAACAATGGCTAGACGCTCATCAGCACGATATAACAGCCCTTAAAAACGCTTTTGACAATCATACTCATGAATACTCTTGGACTAACTCCGGAGGAAACGGAACAACGTCTAGTCCATCAACGTCTTTTCCTAGCTCTACAAGTGATCCGACGAGTGGTAGTCCTGATTCGAGCGAGAAGGTGAAAATATGA
- a CDS encoding phage baseplate plug family protein produces MIIPIQKEQIPNEFEIRLAGELFTFEVHYNAEYDFFTVDLYKSGDVLVLGEKVVYDSPLFDTYSDERFPGVTITPLDRADNEDRVTYSNLGNTVFLYVSDDDG; encoded by the coding sequence ATGATCATCCCTATTCAAAAGGAACAAATACCGAATGAGTTTGAAATTAGATTAGCTGGTGAGTTATTTACTTTCGAGGTCCATTACAACGCAGAATATGACTTCTTCACCGTGGACTTATACAAGAGTGGCGATGTATTAGTGTTAGGCGAAAAGGTGGTTTATGACTCACCTTTATTTGACACTTATTCAGATGAGCGATTTCCTGGCGTAACTATTACACCACTTGATCGTGCAGACAATGAAGATCGTGTTACCTATTCTAATTTAGGTAATACGGTCTTTTTATATGTGAGTGATGACGATGGATAA
- a CDS encoding pyocin knob domain-containing protein, with protein MGYEKITFSNDSPPAANAENLNHIQKQYEQAVEWAKGMGLGVSSWSSPPTVNLNDLKTSGLFIVGSSSSNLPSGFQASFVRVTGRRNDRVIQECIEYWGSETEPRIAKRRYRDGSWSDWYKVETTEGAQNKANEAEQNAKQYADEAVKVNDGETNKKYSFGMENGQLYLEEVN; from the coding sequence TTGGGGTATGAAAAAATAACTTTCAGTAATGATTCACCTCCTGCAGCAAATGCCGAAAATTTAAATCACATACAAAAACAATATGAACAAGCCGTCGAATGGGCAAAAGGTATGGGATTAGGTGTGTCGAGTTGGTCAAGTCCACCAACTGTAAATCTAAATGACTTGAAAACATCAGGCTTATTTATAGTTGGCAGTAGTTCATCTAATTTGCCGAGTGGTTTCCAGGCAAGCTTTGTTCGTGTGACTGGTCGAAGAAATGACAGGGTGATCCAAGAATGTATTGAGTACTGGGGTAGTGAGACAGAGCCTAGAATAGCAAAAAGGCGATATAGAGATGGTAGTTGGAGTGACTGGTATAAAGTAGAGACTACTGAGGGAGCTCAAAATAAAGCCAACGAAGCTGAACAAAATGCTAAACAGTATGCTGATGAAGCCGTCAAAGTAAATGATGGTGAAACAAATAAAAAGTATAGCTTTGGTATGGAGAATGGGCAACTTTATTTGGAAGAGGTGAATTAG
- a CDS encoding phage head morphogenesis protein has product MGSNDIPRSIGNRYFREIRGLIEENRSNIWTAFQKEIIPRIHQYRNLTANRLTVNDPYDEIRRITNRLRQQGERVFSIPIVERIVRRFVEDMNNNQKRRFGQRMSRVLGFDPTRNEPWLSSFLETAIQDNVNWIKSIQSEYHDKIETIITQGVRRGSSIRNMASEIAEVGNVEVRRARFIARDQMGSIHGDLTKRRQEESGIKRFRWSTSGDERVRDSHEDLDGEIFEWSKGATNERGETIWPGTDYNCRCTAEPVLEDLLEDD; this is encoded by the coding sequence ATGGGGAGCAATGATATTCCTCGCTCCATCGGGAATCGGTACTTTCGAGAAATACGAGGATTGATTGAGGAAAATCGTTCAAACATTTGGACGGCTTTTCAAAAAGAAATCATTCCTCGTATTCACCAGTACAGAAATTTAACAGCAAACAGATTAACGGTTAATGATCCTTACGATGAAATAAGGAGAATTACAAATCGATTACGACAACAAGGGGAAAGAGTCTTTTCTATCCCCATCGTAGAACGGATTGTTAGACGATTCGTGGAGGATATGAATAACAATCAAAAACGTAGATTCGGACAACGAATGAGCAGGGTTCTTGGGTTTGATCCGACACGTAATGAACCATGGTTATCTTCATTTTTAGAAACTGCTATCCAAGATAACGTTAACTGGATTAAATCCATACAAAGCGAATATCACGATAAGATCGAAACCATCATTACTCAAGGTGTTAGGCGTGGCTCTTCCATTCGCAACATGGCCAGTGAAATTGCAGAAGTAGGAAATGTAGAAGTAAGGCGTGCCAGGTTCATCGCTCGAGATCAAATGGGTTCAATACATGGCGATCTAACAAAGCGAAGGCAAGAAGAATCGGGTATAAAACGTTTCCGTTGGTCCACTAGCGGAGATGAGAGGGTTCGTGACAGCCATGAGGATTTAGATGGAGAAATATTCGAATGGTCAAAGGGAGCTACTAATGAACGTGGTGAAACAATATGGCCGGGAACGGATTACAATTGTCGTTGCACCGCTGAACCGGTGCTTGAGGATTTATTAGAGGATGATTAG
- a CDS encoding major capsid protein, protein MSKVNAAISTPNQMGGAAFQLLQSGLKTNSLRTNNVLRKQEWQDLDTRLVEIANRRLNGIADLRDAGLTVSLGGLGTTVSQYEALSDMTPADVNMSGVSQGEQDDAQFDLRSVPVPIIHKDFSLNIRRLEASRKLGDSVDLTQGEVAMEKVIEGEESLLFKGSSLQIEGNRIYGYTTHPNRITGTAPGGWSDIKNIYPTVTEMIKDAQVDRQYGPYILYVAGDVWNYLQSRYDDGSGQTALQSLENIRELQSIKPADELEGGELVLVQMNRRTVDLAIAQDVSTIEWDSYGGMQFNFKVMSAMVPRIKPDFDGRLGIVHYTGANAEVE, encoded by the coding sequence ATGTCAAAAGTTAATGCAGCAATTTCGACACCGAATCAAATGGGAGGCGCAGCCTTTCAACTATTACAAAGTGGATTAAAAACAAACTCACTACGTACGAATAACGTACTTAGAAAGCAAGAGTGGCAAGATCTAGATACTAGATTAGTTGAAATCGCAAACCGTCGGTTAAATGGTATCGCTGACCTTCGTGACGCTGGGTTAACAGTATCATTAGGAGGCCTTGGTACTACAGTGTCACAATATGAGGCTTTATCTGATATGACGCCTGCTGATGTGAATATGAGCGGCGTTAGTCAAGGTGAGCAGGATGATGCACAGTTTGACCTTCGTTCGGTTCCGGTACCAATCATCCATAAAGATTTCTCTTTAAATATTAGACGACTTGAAGCATCTCGTAAGCTTGGTGATAGTGTCGATCTTACACAAGGTGAGGTTGCTATGGAAAAGGTAATTGAAGGTGAAGAATCCCTTCTATTCAAAGGGTCCAGCTTACAGATTGAAGGAAACCGAATCTATGGATATACAACACATCCTAATCGAATTACAGGAACGGCTCCTGGTGGATGGTCAGACATTAAGAATATTTACCCTACAGTTACAGAAATGATTAAAGATGCTCAAGTTGATCGTCAGTATGGACCATATATTTTGTACGTTGCCGGAGATGTATGGAATTACCTCCAGTCACGTTATGATGACGGATCGGGTCAAACTGCATTGCAATCTCTAGAAAACATTCGTGAACTTCAGAGCATTAAGCCTGCCGATGAATTAGAAGGTGGAGAGTTAGTTCTTGTTCAAATGAATCGTAGAACAGTAGATTTAGCAATTGCTCAAGACGTTTCTACAATCGAATGGGACTCATATGGGGGAATGCAGTTTAACTTTAAAGTTATGAGTGCAATGGTTCCTCGCATTAAGCCGGACTTTGATGGAAGGCTAGGTATTGTTCATTATACTGGTGCAAATGCGGAGGTTGAATAA
- a CDS encoding phage structural protein, which produces MGVRVYDLADVISRIDGNVITGYADGTAIEVQKLEDNFTSKATADGGTVVSENNDNRGLITLTLDQTSPSIAVLNRLANSKRMYPARVIDTSSRKQKAGGSKARVRKPADASWGRESGDQTFEIEVFDFKME; this is translated from the coding sequence ATGGGAGTAAGAGTTTATGATTTGGCTGATGTTATTTCTCGCATCGATGGAAATGTGATTACGGGATATGCTGATGGAACAGCGATAGAGGTCCAAAAACTAGAAGATAACTTTACATCTAAAGCAACAGCAGATGGGGGTACAGTCGTATCCGAAAACAATGACAATCGTGGATTAATTACATTAACGCTGGACCAAACAAGTCCAAGTATTGCGGTTTTAAATCGGTTGGCAAATAGTAAACGTATGTACCCGGCACGTGTTATCGATACTTCTTCACGTAAACAAAAAGCGGGTGGTTCTAAAGCTAGAGTGCGTAAGCCTGCTGATGCAAGTTGGGGAAGGGAATCAGGAGACCAAACATTCGAAATTGAAGTATTTGATTTCAAAATGGAGTAG
- a CDS encoding phage tail protein, with protein sequence MSLRDLDVSVTTEIDDGGILEANEMADSFVGSVMESADAFDIAAASADDFGRDATGDVGGVEDAVEDVESATQSASDAMGEFGDETEGAGQRGMFSMENLSKGVAGVVVAVTGAATAAAGAGFAMVNSFANTADEIDKASIRTGVHTDSLQELRYAMGQVGVDQGQMDRGLERLTQRLGQAEQGNEKYTDALMRLGFAQEDIQSGALSTEEVFMDSIQALHEMDDATKQAELAGEMFGTRLGRQLLPAIQEGGDAIEELREEAHELGAVIDEDGIAAGVLWADTMDSIQNAMGGVFNQIAQSILPVFQDWLDVVLDNMPQIQATIGNAFDIIGSAVDGFITAIQTVIGWLESFKSDNEGVMNDLQDTFMGFFDSVIDLALGFWEFLVMVWDNYGQNILNIFQGIWDLLVSVFQGVVTLITDIFNVFASLFRGDWEGLWTAVQDLFVNLWDSIVDILGNALNLIIDIVTLSWTVILDTISSILGAIFSVISSIWNSALETVGSIVNSIWETVKSIFSSMVDSISESMTNAWETITDIWDTVMGFFEGIDLFQIGKDIIQGLIDGIADMAGAVWDTVTGIAGDIADGFKSALSIFSPSKLFEGFGEDTMLGYQIGFIDQAEEVNHAVEMSANDIGDSFDPEFDPEGNGPTYTPSPAPTYNNNNGSVKFESNVTVEYHGDGSRESYEELAEIIDERQEQNHYKLMDEYERRQRAKKQ encoded by the coding sequence ATGTCCTTACGTGACTTAGATGTTAGTGTAACAACGGAAATTGATGATGGTGGCATATTAGAAGCTAATGAAATGGCTGATTCATTTGTCGGTAGCGTTATGGAAAGTGCTGATGCATTTGATATTGCGGCTGCCTCTGCTGACGACTTTGGACGAGATGCAACTGGTGATGTTGGTGGAGTCGAAGACGCTGTAGAGGATGTAGAAAGTGCTACGCAAAGTGCGAGTGACGCTATGGGTGAGTTTGGTGATGAGACAGAAGGTGCCGGCCAGCGTGGAATGTTCAGTATGGAGAACCTATCAAAAGGTGTAGCCGGTGTAGTAGTAGCGGTAACTGGTGCGGCAACAGCTGCAGCCGGTGCTGGATTTGCTATGGTTAATTCATTCGCCAATACTGCAGACGAGATCGACAAAGCAAGTATAAGAACCGGGGTCCATACTGATTCACTCCAAGAACTCAGGTATGCTATGGGTCAAGTGGGTGTAGATCAGGGACAGATGGACCGAGGACTTGAGCGATTAACTCAAAGGTTAGGTCAAGCTGAGCAAGGGAACGAAAAATATACTGATGCTCTTATGAGATTAGGGTTTGCACAAGAGGATATCCAAAGTGGTGCATTATCGACTGAAGAAGTGTTTATGGATTCAATCCAGGCATTACACGAGATGGATGACGCTACAAAGCAAGCAGAGCTAGCTGGGGAGATGTTTGGTACTCGTTTAGGTCGTCAATTACTACCTGCTATCCAAGAAGGCGGAGACGCAATTGAAGAATTGCGAGAAGAGGCTCATGAGTTAGGAGCTGTAATCGATGAAGACGGGATTGCCGCTGGGGTTCTATGGGCGGATACAATGGATTCCATACAGAATGCAATGGGTGGCGTATTTAACCAAATAGCACAAAGCATTTTACCTGTTTTCCAAGATTGGTTAGACGTTGTATTAGACAATATGCCACAAATACAGGCTACTATAGGAAATGCATTTGATATTATCGGTTCTGCTGTCGATGGTTTTATTACCGCAATCCAAACAGTCATTGGGTGGCTTGAATCGTTCAAGTCCGATAATGAAGGTGTTATGAATGATCTTCAGGATACGTTCATGGGATTCTTTGATTCAGTGATTGACCTGGCACTGGGATTTTGGGAATTCCTAGTCATGGTTTGGGATAATTACGGGCAAAACATTTTGAATATCTTCCAAGGAATCTGGGATTTATTAGTCAGTGTATTTCAAGGTGTTGTAACCTTAATCACTGACATTTTTAATGTATTTGCATCGCTATTCCGTGGTGATTGGGAAGGATTATGGACGGCTGTACAAGATTTGTTTGTGAATTTATGGGACAGCATTGTTGATATTTTAGGAAATGCTCTAAACCTTATTATTGATATCGTCACCTTATCTTGGACCGTAATATTAGACACTATTTCATCGATTTTAGGGGCTATATTCTCTGTGATATCAAGTATATGGAATAGTGCGTTAGAAACGGTCGGAAGCATTGTTAATAGCATATGGGAAACGGTAAAGAGTATTTTCAGTAGCATGGTAGATTCTATAAGCGAAAGCATGACGAATGCCTGGGAAACAATAACCGACATCTGGGATACAGTCATGGGGTTCTTTGAAGGGATCGACTTGTTTCAAATCGGTAAAGACATCATACAAGGGTTAATTGATGGTATTGCTGATATGGCTGGTGCTGTTTGGGATACAGTCACAGGCATTGCAGGGGACATCGCAGATGGATTCAAGAGTGCGCTATCAATTTTCTCGCCTTCTAAACTATTTGAAGGATTTGGTGAGGATACCATGCTAGGTTATCAGATTGGTTTCATAGATCAGGCAGAAGAAGTGAACCATGCAGTTGAAATGAGCGCTAATGATATTGGAGATTCATTTGACCCTGAATTTGATCCAGAGGGAAATGGACCAACGTACACACCAAGTCCAGCTCCTACTTATAACAATAACAACGGATCTGTTAAATTCGAATCAAACGTTACAGTCGAATATCATGGCGACGGTTCGAGGGAAAGCTATGAAGAATTAGCTGAAATTATCGATGAAAGACAGGAGCAGAATCATTACAAGTTAATGGACGAATATGAACGACGCCAAAGGGCTAAAAAACAGTAA
- a CDS encoding baseplate J/gp47 family protein: protein MLTQHGFKRKRHKELFEEMEQSAKEKFGDNTNTSERSFLGILLRLFAWFLAIMYQLAENVYNSGHIDTATGASLDKLVKRNLIKRRPAEKAKYEEFVVIGDPGQTIESGFVVSRQDGFTYETTEAVTLDENGKGVVIIIATQAGSDGNTPANTITEIVNPAVGISEVYNPTPVSGGREKETDSELRKRYFLSLSAGGAPTTNGIRASVLGVEGVRTVHVIENNTNEYDSDGRPPKSFEVHVLGGDPKKVAQAIFDRKAAGIEPYGTEEQIITDDSGNDHTVRFSHSDEVPIHVEVEVVTNSDFPTSGYNDIKTRIIEYIGGLDEDGNTYNGLSNGQDVLFIGLVDAIKQTPGVDDIPVLKVGKNESDLTQYSNVQIANTEVASTDYEKVMIS from the coding sequence GTGTTGACGCAACATGGATTCAAACGCAAAAGACACAAAGAATTGTTTGAAGAAATGGAACAAAGTGCGAAGGAAAAGTTCGGTGATAATACTAACACAAGCGAACGATCCTTTTTAGGTATCTTGCTACGTCTGTTCGCATGGTTTTTAGCAATCATGTATCAACTTGCAGAAAATGTATACAACAGTGGTCATATAGATACAGCAACGGGAGCTTCGTTAGATAAGTTAGTTAAACGAAATCTAATAAAACGTAGGCCTGCTGAAAAAGCCAAGTACGAGGAATTTGTTGTTATTGGTGATCCTGGACAGACAATAGAATCAGGTTTTGTTGTAAGTCGACAGGATGGATTCACTTATGAAACAACAGAAGCTGTTACGTTAGACGAAAATGGAAAAGGTGTAGTGATCATTATTGCAACACAAGCCGGAAGTGATGGGAATACTCCTGCTAACACAATAACTGAAATAGTCAATCCTGCGGTTGGTATAAGTGAAGTTTATAATCCGACTCCTGTTAGTGGAGGGAGAGAAAAAGAAACAGATTCCGAACTTAGAAAAAGGTACTTCCTTTCCTTGTCTGCAGGAGGGGCCCCAACAACAAACGGGATTCGAGCAAGTGTATTAGGGGTTGAAGGCGTCCGCACAGTGCATGTGATTGAAAATAATACAAATGAATACGATTCAGATGGTCGACCTCCCAAAAGTTTTGAAGTACATGTATTGGGAGGAGATCCTAAAAAAGTAGCTCAAGCTATTTTTGATCGTAAAGCTGCAGGAATTGAACCTTACGGTACAGAGGAACAAATCATAACTGACGATAGCGGGAACGATCATACCGTTAGATTTAGTCATTCAGATGAAGTCCCAATTCATGTTGAAGTTGAGGTTGTTACTAATAGCGATTTCCCTACCAGTGGTTACAATGATATTAAAACAAGAATCATCGAATATATCGGTGGTTTAGATGAGGACGGAAACACGTATAACGGTTTAAGCAATGGTCAAGACGTATTGTTCATTGGTTTAGTAGACGCCATAAAGCAGACTCCTGGAGTAGATGATATTCCAGTGTTAAAAGTAGGGAAAAATGAATCTGATTTGACGCAGTATTCTAATGTTCAAATTGCTAACACTGAGGTTGCTTCCACTGATTATGAAAAGGTGATGATTTCGTGA
- a CDS encoding DUF3383 family protein: protein MPLSDVSVRIDIASPTSSIGFGTSLVLSEAEGGIEYKEYFGIEEVLEDFEENSEEHKAALRMFAQDPKPERVAIAGKDLLESYVDYLRTIINKGWFRLTSVTTDPEEIEEISDFINGDTGDGVQTKVYFARTDDENFVQVLKEKEHDNTLVFYHEDISNYPEAGLAAVGSTYSVGEITYKFKNISGIEPLEVSSGFLNELHTNGAITYVTKAGDNQTSEGIVVTGEYLDVIEGKHWVQVNIENRIQKLFNNSPKVPITNSGIASIEDEVITVLDQAFENGIIADDGDGNPLYSTDFPTREELSEEDRASRRLRRATFRFELAGAFHDAVIEGEILF from the coding sequence ATGCCATTAAGTGATGTAAGTGTAAGGATTGATATTGCATCTCCAACATCGTCAATAGGATTTGGGACAAGTTTGGTTCTTTCTGAAGCAGAAGGGGGAATTGAATACAAGGAATACTTTGGTATCGAGGAAGTTTTAGAGGACTTTGAGGAAAACAGCGAGGAACATAAAGCGGCATTACGGATGTTTGCTCAGGATCCAAAGCCCGAAAGAGTGGCAATTGCAGGAAAGGATTTATTAGAGAGTTATGTTGATTATCTTCGAACCATTATTAACAAAGGATGGTTTAGGTTAACGTCTGTAACTACTGATCCAGAAGAAATTGAAGAGATTAGCGACTTCATTAATGGGGATACAGGAGATGGAGTACAGACAAAAGTGTATTTTGCTCGTACTGATGATGAAAATTTTGTACAGGTTTTGAAAGAGAAAGAGCATGATAATACGCTAGTGTTTTACCATGAAGATATCTCTAATTATCCGGAAGCTGGGTTAGCTGCAGTAGGTTCAACCTATTCAGTTGGAGAGATTACTTATAAGTTTAAAAATATTAGTGGGATTGAACCGTTAGAAGTTTCATCAGGTTTCCTTAATGAGCTCCATACAAATGGTGCTATTACTTACGTAACAAAGGCCGGGGATAACCAAACAAGTGAGGGTATTGTTGTTACCGGTGAATACTTGGATGTAATCGAGGGTAAGCATTGGGTCCAAGTGAATATTGAAAACCGCATCCAAAAGCTATTCAATAACTCACCGAAGGTTCCAATTACGAATTCTGGAATCGCAAGTATTGAAGACGAAGTAATTACAGTTTTGGACCAAGCCTTTGAAAATGGGATTATTGCAGATGATGGTGATGGTAATCCGTTATACAGCACCGACTTTCCAACTCGTGAAGAATTATCAGAAGAAGATCGGGCTTCAAGGCGATTAAGACGGGCAACATTTCGTTTTGAATTAGCAGGGGCATTTCATGATGCTGTTATCGAAGGTGAAATTTTATTTTAA
- a CDS encoding DUF4054 domain-containing protein, giving the protein MDTTVDRVRAIAKHLAKLPDATIEMYIEDAIDEVEKQKVRNGKTKERLQRNLAAHFASLNVRRTTSHSIHDMNSSFNVPQGDDLKSTEYGQEYLRLLKQTNGGLLRLM; this is encoded by the coding sequence ATGGACACTACTGTTGATCGTGTAAGAGCGATTGCTAAACATTTGGCTAAATTGCCTGATGCAACTATCGAAATGTATATAGAAGATGCTATTGATGAAGTGGAAAAGCAAAAGGTTCGTAATGGGAAAACAAAAGAAAGACTTCAACGTAATTTAGCTGCACATTTTGCTAGCTTGAATGTGAGAAGAACAACTAGTCATTCAATACATGATATGAATAGCTCCTTTAATGTCCCTCAAGGTGATGATTTAAAAAGCACTGAGTATGGTCAGGAATATTTACGACTGCTAAAACAGACTAATGGCGGTCTTTTAAGGTTGATGTAA
- a CDS encoding DUF2634 domain-containing protein — translation MKSLYINPVTKDIEFDGSGNFRMVDGKDELIQQVRLTIKTNLREWFLNPVLGFDYSTVFVKRPNREEIRSALVEAVDQVEGIDRIENIEIDFDRSKRKLKVFFVAISSEYGEIQDDEVVSV, via the coding sequence ATGAAGTCCCTGTATATAAACCCTGTTACTAAAGACATTGAGTTTGATGGTAGTGGTAATTTCCGCATGGTCGATGGTAAGGATGAGTTGATCCAACAAGTTAGATTGACAATCAAGACTAACTTACGAGAATGGTTCCTAAATCCCGTATTAGGGTTTGATTATTCAACTGTTTTTGTGAAAAGACCAAATCGCGAAGAAATTCGATCAGCTTTAGTGGAAGCAGTGGACCAAGTAGAAGGAATTGACCGCATTGAAAATATAGAAATTGACTTTGACCGTAGCAAACGTAAGCTAAAGGTCTTTTTTGTGGCCATCTCTAGTGAGTATGGTGAAATTCAAGATGATGAGGTGGTGAGCGTTTAG
- a CDS encoding phage baseplate protein, with product MASINGIPISVIDEDRNYDNESTDHPVEEDQDITDHVINNPITFRITGEVTGDNAAQIDAQLRELRRGELVRYVGRAILPNAVFDSYRTTVDSRIANGFRFTLTLKQVKLARPSTVSLLSPEIRSQVKDVGNAGRVQVQ from the coding sequence ATGGCAAGCATCAATGGCATACCAATTTCAGTAATTGATGAAGATCGGAACTATGACAATGAATCAACTGATCACCCTGTCGAAGAAGATCAAGATATAACGGATCATGTGATTAATAATCCAATTACTTTTCGCATTACAGGTGAAGTCACTGGGGATAACGCGGCTCAAATCGATGCTCAGCTACGCGAACTAAGGCGCGGCGAACTTGTTAGATATGTTGGTCGCGCAATCTTACCGAACGCTGTCTTTGATAGTTACAGAACAACAGTAGATTCACGCATCGCTAACGGCTTTCGATTCACGCTGACACTTAAACAAGTTAAGTTAGCAAGGCCTAGTACAGTATCCCTCCTGTCGCCTGAAATACGTTCACAAGTGAAAGACGTTGGTAATGCAGGGAGGGTTCAGGTCCAATGA